From Toxorhynchites rutilus septentrionalis strain SRP chromosome 2, ASM2978413v1, whole genome shotgun sequence, a single genomic window includes:
- the LOC129765495 gene encoding choline transporter-like 2 isoform X3, with protein sequence MGLCWRSDSIIHHTINDVQHPSESQPLKFDPDFKGPLSKRSCTDIPCLLLFVAFLVGWGAVAYYALRNGDLDRLLVPTDSNGLKCGVDSEVLKEPYLVFFDITECAKYDVPLYGCKTPQVCVSECPNENFRFEQQYCNPSTLKTLQSKLICEHTVHKDQLSCEDIQVYIDRGRCAKYYLKSVPFSRRCLPDLQTNGEEIKQDIINGVLNIKLFAGTGQMVVEDILETWKLVIIFMLLSLLASLIFITMLRWIAKPMVWISILGVIAALCYGVYYSYSQYSYIRAHPVESHINVSPNLSSLFESWFKSDRTWLWILVILSIILVVLLLVVLVLRKRIVIAIALVKEGSKAVSAIFSTVFFPIIPWVLHILVIVFAVAVGLYLASIGEPVHRVYGLNSSTTCVCNNGYKDGDICDPIVFNDHCHNSVLRDNSGRCMDAACHFQEIHSPKEVGYFHAINVVGFFWGICFVSAFGDMVLAFTFATWYWTFHKRNLRFFVLTTGFMRTVRYHLGTLAVGALIIAICKIIRAMLEYIDHKLRKFDNGVVRAVLCVCKCCFWCLENFLKFLNTNAYIMCAIHGKNFCSSAKDAFSLLARNVLRVIALDKVTGFLFFLSKLLLACGMAAVTYVFFDSGITPSLHFPLVPAILVFIGTYVIASVFFSVYSVAVDTLFLCFLEDCERNDGSAEKPYFMSKNLMKILGKKQKFITNR encoded by the exons ATGGGTCTTTGCTGGAGGTCAGATAGTATCATACATCACACAATCAACGATGTGCAGCATCCTTCCGAAA GTCAACCGCTAAAATTCGATCCCGACTTCAAAGGGCCACTTTCAAAGCGATCGTGCACGGATATTCCGTGTTTGTTGCTGTTCGTCGCGTTCCTCGTGGGCTGGGGTGCAGTTGCTTATTATG CCCTTCGCAATGGCGACCTGGATCGGCTGCTGGTGCCGACCGATTCGAATGGGCTCAAATGTGGCGTTGACAGTGAGGTTCTCAAGGAACCCTATTTGGTGTTTTTCGATATCACCGAATGTGCCAAGTATGATGTCCCGCTGTATGGATGCAAAACGCCTCAGGTGTGTGTGAGCGAATGTCCCAACGAGAACTTTCGCTTCGAGCAGCAATACTGCAATCCATCGACGCTTAAAACACTCCAATCGAAGCTGATCTGCGAACATACCGTTCACAAGGATCAACTCAGCTGTGAGGATATTCAGGTCTACATCGATAGAGGGCGGTGCGCTAAGTATTACCTCAAAAGTGTTCCTT TTTCGAGACGGTGCCTGCCCGATCTGCAGACGAATGGCGAGGAGATCAAGCAGGATATCATCAACGGGGTTCTTAACATTAAACTTTTCGCCGGG ACCGGTCAGATGGTCGTCGAGGACATTCTCGAGACCTGGAAGCTTGTCATCATCTTCATGTTGCTCTCACTGCTGGCCAGTTTAATATTCATCACCATGCTCCGATGGATAGCGAAACCCATGGTTTGGATTTCCATACTGGGTGTGATCGCTGCTCTGTGCTATG GAGTCTACTATAGCTACAGTCAGTACAGCTACATCCGAGCGCATCCGGTGGAGAGTCACATTAATGTGTCGCCAAATCTGAGTTCACTGTTCGAATCGTGGTTCAAATCGGACCGAACATGGCTGTGGATACTGGTAATTCTCTCGATCATCTTGGTAGTGCTTTTGCTGGTGGTGCTGGTACTCCGCAAGCGGATCGTCATCGCTATTGCCCTGGTGAAGGAAGGAAGCAA AGCGGTGAGCGCCATTTTCTCCACGGTGTTCTTCCCCATAATCCCTTGGGTCCTGCACATTCTGGTAATAGTGTTTGCAGTCGCAGTGGGTTTGTATCTAGCGTCAATTGGAGAGCCAGTCCACAGGGTGTATGGCCTAAATAGTTCGACCACGTGCGTTTGCAACAACGGTTACAAGGATGGGGATATTTGCGATCCAATTGTGTTCAATGACCATTGCCACAATAGCGTTTTGAGAGACAATTCTGGACGCTGTATGGATGCGGCATGTCATTTTCAGGAAATACACAGCCCCAAAGAAGTTGGATACTTCCAT GCAATCAATGTGGTTGGCTTCTTCTGGGGCATCTGTTTTGTGTCCGCCTTCGGCGACATGGTTTTGGCTTTCACTTTTGCCACATGGTACTGGACATTCCACAAGCGAAATTTACGTTTCTTCGTACTAACGACTGGCTTCATGCGAACGGTCCGGTATCATCTGGGAACACTTGCTGTTGGGGCACTAATCATCGCAATCTGTAAGATCATCCGAGCGATGCTGGAGTATATTGACCACAAGTTGCGAAAATTCGACAACGGAGTCGTCAGAGCGGTGCTCTGCGTGTGTAAATGCTGCTTCTGGTGTTTGGAGAATTTCCTCAAGTTTTTGAACACCAACGCGTACATCATGTGCGCCATTCACGGGAAGAACTTCTGCTCCAGTGCGAAGGATGCGTTCAGTCTGCTGGCCAGAAACGTGCTGCGAGTGATCGCACTGGACAAGGTGACCGGGTTTTTGTTCTTCCTGTCGAAGCTGCTGTTGGCTTGTGGAATGGCAGCCGTGACGTATGTCTTTTTTGACAGCGGAATCACACCGTCGCTGCATTTCCCGCTTGTACCCGCCATTCTGGTGTTCATTGGAACCTACGTGATCGCGTCGGTGTTCTTCAGCGTGTACTCGGTGGCCGTCGATACGCTGTTTCTGTGCTTCC TGGAAGATTGCGAACGCAACGATGGCAGCGCGGAGAAACCCTACTTCATGTCGAAGAATCTGATGAAGATTCTAGGCAAGAAGCAAAAATTCATCACCAACCGCTAA
- the LOC129765495 gene encoding choline transporter-like 2 isoform X2, protein MARHDAVETYGQPLKFDPDFKGPLSKRSCTDIPCLLLFVAFLVGWGAVAYYALRNGDLDRLLVPTDSNGLKCGVDSEVLKEPYLVFFDITECAKYDVPLYGCKTPQVCVSECPNENFRFEQQYCNPSTLKTLQSKLICEHTVHKDQLSCEDIQVYIDRGRCAKYYLKSVPFAKRCISDLPDTECPYIPPRILKQYQLSATPDSTRGRGGGKQTSTETQVCAIQRRLGRELLVERMTKLQSYFSRYVDNLLSHVTNNTNVHQTGQMVVEDILETWKLVIIFMLLSLLASLIFITMLRWIAKPMVWISILGVIAALCYGVYYSYSQYSYIRAHPVESHINVSPNLSSLFESWFKSDRTWLWILVILSIILVVLLLVVLVLRKRIVIAIALVKEGSKAVSAIFSTVFFPIIPWVLHILVIVFAVAVGLYLASIGEPVHRVYGLNSSTTCVCNNGYKDGDICDPIVFNDHCHNSVLRDNSGRCMDAACHFQEIHSPKEVGYFHAINVVGFFWGICFVSAFGDMVLAFTFATWYWTFHKRNLRFFVLTTGFMRTVRYHLGTLAVGALIIAICKIIRAMLEYIDHKLRKFDNGVVRAVLCVCKCCFWCLENFLKFLNTNAYIMCAIHGKNFCSSAKDAFSLLARNVLRVIALDKVTGFLFFLSKLLLACGMAAVTYVFFDSGITPSLHFPLVPAILVFIGTYVIASVFFSVYSVAVDTLFLCFLEDCERNDGSAEKPYFMSKNLMKILGKKQKFITNR, encoded by the exons GTCAACCGCTAAAATTCGATCCCGACTTCAAAGGGCCACTTTCAAAGCGATCGTGCACGGATATTCCGTGTTTGTTGCTGTTCGTCGCGTTCCTCGTGGGCTGGGGTGCAGTTGCTTATTATG CCCTTCGCAATGGCGACCTGGATCGGCTGCTGGTGCCGACCGATTCGAATGGGCTCAAATGTGGCGTTGACAGTGAGGTTCTCAAGGAACCCTATTTGGTGTTTTTCGATATCACCGAATGTGCCAAGTATGATGTCCCGCTGTATGGATGCAAAACGCCTCAGGTGTGTGTGAGCGAATGTCCCAACGAGAACTTTCGCTTCGAGCAGCAATACTGCAATCCATCGACGCTTAAAACACTCCAATCGAAGCTGATCTGCGAACATACCGTTCACAAGGATCAACTCAGCTGTGAGGATATTCAGGTCTACATCGATAGAGGGCGGTGCGCTAAGTATTACCTCAAAAGTGTTCCTT TCGCGAAGCGATGCATCTCCGATCTTCCGGACACCGAGTGTCCGTACATTCCACCGAGGATACTGAAACAGTATCAACTGTCAGCGACTCCTGACAGCACACGCGGACGAGGTGGCGGTAAACAGACTTCGACCGAAACGCAGGTCTGCGCCATTCAGCGAAGGTTGGGCCGAGAGCTGCTGGTCGAACGAATGACCAAACTGCAGTCCTACTTTTCCCGCTATGTCGATAATCTGTTGTCCCACGTCACCAATAACACTAATGTCCACCAG ACCGGTCAGATGGTCGTCGAGGACATTCTCGAGACCTGGAAGCTTGTCATCATCTTCATGTTGCTCTCACTGCTGGCCAGTTTAATATTCATCACCATGCTCCGATGGATAGCGAAACCCATGGTTTGGATTTCCATACTGGGTGTGATCGCTGCTCTGTGCTATG GAGTCTACTATAGCTACAGTCAGTACAGCTACATCCGAGCGCATCCGGTGGAGAGTCACATTAATGTGTCGCCAAATCTGAGTTCACTGTTCGAATCGTGGTTCAAATCGGACCGAACATGGCTGTGGATACTGGTAATTCTCTCGATCATCTTGGTAGTGCTTTTGCTGGTGGTGCTGGTACTCCGCAAGCGGATCGTCATCGCTATTGCCCTGGTGAAGGAAGGAAGCAA AGCGGTGAGCGCCATTTTCTCCACGGTGTTCTTCCCCATAATCCCTTGGGTCCTGCACATTCTGGTAATAGTGTTTGCAGTCGCAGTGGGTTTGTATCTAGCGTCAATTGGAGAGCCAGTCCACAGGGTGTATGGCCTAAATAGTTCGACCACGTGCGTTTGCAACAACGGTTACAAGGATGGGGATATTTGCGATCCAATTGTGTTCAATGACCATTGCCACAATAGCGTTTTGAGAGACAATTCTGGACGCTGTATGGATGCGGCATGTCATTTTCAGGAAATACACAGCCCCAAAGAAGTTGGATACTTCCAT GCAATCAATGTGGTTGGCTTCTTCTGGGGCATCTGTTTTGTGTCCGCCTTCGGCGACATGGTTTTGGCTTTCACTTTTGCCACATGGTACTGGACATTCCACAAGCGAAATTTACGTTTCTTCGTACTAACGACTGGCTTCATGCGAACGGTCCGGTATCATCTGGGAACACTTGCTGTTGGGGCACTAATCATCGCAATCTGTAAGATCATCCGAGCGATGCTGGAGTATATTGACCACAAGTTGCGAAAATTCGACAACGGAGTCGTCAGAGCGGTGCTCTGCGTGTGTAAATGCTGCTTCTGGTGTTTGGAGAATTTCCTCAAGTTTTTGAACACCAACGCGTACATCATGTGCGCCATTCACGGGAAGAACTTCTGCTCCAGTGCGAAGGATGCGTTCAGTCTGCTGGCCAGAAACGTGCTGCGAGTGATCGCACTGGACAAGGTGACCGGGTTTTTGTTCTTCCTGTCGAAGCTGCTGTTGGCTTGTGGAATGGCAGCCGTGACGTATGTCTTTTTTGACAGCGGAATCACACCGTCGCTGCATTTCCCGCTTGTACCCGCCATTCTGGTGTTCATTGGAACCTACGTGATCGCGTCGGTGTTCTTCAGCGTGTACTCGGTGGCCGTCGATACGCTGTTTCTGTGCTTCC TGGAAGATTGCGAACGCAACGATGGCAGCGCGGAGAAACCCTACTTCATGTCGAAGAATCTGATGAAGATTCTAGGCAAGAAGCAAAAATTCATCACCAACCGCTAA
- the LOC129765495 gene encoding choline transporter-like 2 isoform X1, with amino-acid sequence MGLCWRSDSIIHHTINDVQHPSESQPLKFDPDFKGPLSKRSCTDIPCLLLFVAFLVGWGAVAYYALRNGDLDRLLVPTDSNGLKCGVDSEVLKEPYLVFFDITECAKYDVPLYGCKTPQVCVSECPNENFRFEQQYCNPSTLKTLQSKLICEHTVHKDQLSCEDIQVYIDRGRCAKYYLKSVPFAKRCISDLPDTECPYIPPRILKQYQLSATPDSTRGRGGGKQTSTETQVCAIQRRLGRELLVERMTKLQSYFSRYVDNLLSHVTNNTNVHQTGQMVVEDILETWKLVIIFMLLSLLASLIFITMLRWIAKPMVWISILGVIAALCYGVYYSYSQYSYIRAHPVESHINVSPNLSSLFESWFKSDRTWLWILVILSIILVVLLLVVLVLRKRIVIAIALVKEGSKAVSAIFSTVFFPIIPWVLHILVIVFAVAVGLYLASIGEPVHRVYGLNSSTTCVCNNGYKDGDICDPIVFNDHCHNSVLRDNSGRCMDAACHFQEIHSPKEVGYFHAINVVGFFWGICFVSAFGDMVLAFTFATWYWTFHKRNLRFFVLTTGFMRTVRYHLGTLAVGALIIAICKIIRAMLEYIDHKLRKFDNGVVRAVLCVCKCCFWCLENFLKFLNTNAYIMCAIHGKNFCSSAKDAFSLLARNVLRVIALDKVTGFLFFLSKLLLACGMAAVTYVFFDSGITPSLHFPLVPAILVFIGTYVIASVFFSVYSVAVDTLFLCFLEDCERNDGSAEKPYFMSKNLMKILGKKQKFITNR; translated from the exons ATGGGTCTTTGCTGGAGGTCAGATAGTATCATACATCACACAATCAACGATGTGCAGCATCCTTCCGAAA GTCAACCGCTAAAATTCGATCCCGACTTCAAAGGGCCACTTTCAAAGCGATCGTGCACGGATATTCCGTGTTTGTTGCTGTTCGTCGCGTTCCTCGTGGGCTGGGGTGCAGTTGCTTATTATG CCCTTCGCAATGGCGACCTGGATCGGCTGCTGGTGCCGACCGATTCGAATGGGCTCAAATGTGGCGTTGACAGTGAGGTTCTCAAGGAACCCTATTTGGTGTTTTTCGATATCACCGAATGTGCCAAGTATGATGTCCCGCTGTATGGATGCAAAACGCCTCAGGTGTGTGTGAGCGAATGTCCCAACGAGAACTTTCGCTTCGAGCAGCAATACTGCAATCCATCGACGCTTAAAACACTCCAATCGAAGCTGATCTGCGAACATACCGTTCACAAGGATCAACTCAGCTGTGAGGATATTCAGGTCTACATCGATAGAGGGCGGTGCGCTAAGTATTACCTCAAAAGTGTTCCTT TCGCGAAGCGATGCATCTCCGATCTTCCGGACACCGAGTGTCCGTACATTCCACCGAGGATACTGAAACAGTATCAACTGTCAGCGACTCCTGACAGCACACGCGGACGAGGTGGCGGTAAACAGACTTCGACCGAAACGCAGGTCTGCGCCATTCAGCGAAGGTTGGGCCGAGAGCTGCTGGTCGAACGAATGACCAAACTGCAGTCCTACTTTTCCCGCTATGTCGATAATCTGTTGTCCCACGTCACCAATAACACTAATGTCCACCAG ACCGGTCAGATGGTCGTCGAGGACATTCTCGAGACCTGGAAGCTTGTCATCATCTTCATGTTGCTCTCACTGCTGGCCAGTTTAATATTCATCACCATGCTCCGATGGATAGCGAAACCCATGGTTTGGATTTCCATACTGGGTGTGATCGCTGCTCTGTGCTATG GAGTCTACTATAGCTACAGTCAGTACAGCTACATCCGAGCGCATCCGGTGGAGAGTCACATTAATGTGTCGCCAAATCTGAGTTCACTGTTCGAATCGTGGTTCAAATCGGACCGAACATGGCTGTGGATACTGGTAATTCTCTCGATCATCTTGGTAGTGCTTTTGCTGGTGGTGCTGGTACTCCGCAAGCGGATCGTCATCGCTATTGCCCTGGTGAAGGAAGGAAGCAA AGCGGTGAGCGCCATTTTCTCCACGGTGTTCTTCCCCATAATCCCTTGGGTCCTGCACATTCTGGTAATAGTGTTTGCAGTCGCAGTGGGTTTGTATCTAGCGTCAATTGGAGAGCCAGTCCACAGGGTGTATGGCCTAAATAGTTCGACCACGTGCGTTTGCAACAACGGTTACAAGGATGGGGATATTTGCGATCCAATTGTGTTCAATGACCATTGCCACAATAGCGTTTTGAGAGACAATTCTGGACGCTGTATGGATGCGGCATGTCATTTTCAGGAAATACACAGCCCCAAAGAAGTTGGATACTTCCAT GCAATCAATGTGGTTGGCTTCTTCTGGGGCATCTGTTTTGTGTCCGCCTTCGGCGACATGGTTTTGGCTTTCACTTTTGCCACATGGTACTGGACATTCCACAAGCGAAATTTACGTTTCTTCGTACTAACGACTGGCTTCATGCGAACGGTCCGGTATCATCTGGGAACACTTGCTGTTGGGGCACTAATCATCGCAATCTGTAAGATCATCCGAGCGATGCTGGAGTATATTGACCACAAGTTGCGAAAATTCGACAACGGAGTCGTCAGAGCGGTGCTCTGCGTGTGTAAATGCTGCTTCTGGTGTTTGGAGAATTTCCTCAAGTTTTTGAACACCAACGCGTACATCATGTGCGCCATTCACGGGAAGAACTTCTGCTCCAGTGCGAAGGATGCGTTCAGTCTGCTGGCCAGAAACGTGCTGCGAGTGATCGCACTGGACAAGGTGACCGGGTTTTTGTTCTTCCTGTCGAAGCTGCTGTTGGCTTGTGGAATGGCAGCCGTGACGTATGTCTTTTTTGACAGCGGAATCACACCGTCGCTGCATTTCCCGCTTGTACCCGCCATTCTGGTGTTCATTGGAACCTACGTGATCGCGTCGGTGTTCTTCAGCGTGTACTCGGTGGCCGTCGATACGCTGTTTCTGTGCTTCC TGGAAGATTGCGAACGCAACGATGGCAGCGCGGAGAAACCCTACTTCATGTCGAAGAATCTGATGAAGATTCTAGGCAAGAAGCAAAAATTCATCACCAACCGCTAA
- the LOC129765498 gene encoding solute carrier family 26 member 10-like, which produces MSGATTDGFTNSGYCGDLMGQSKTNLSPELPKLSVTRPPYQQQELNQNLSYTNAEDGVCRELLDSAKQCSASKCARSVFPIVGWLSEYSWSRDLMSDVISGCTVAVMHIPQGMAYAMLAHVPPIVGIYMAFFPVLVYFVLGTSRHNSMGTFAVVTIMVGKSVLMHASHEGEPSKTVMTGNGTLGGVAGETFVGRSPIEVATAVCFTVGIIQLIMYVCRLGVISFLLSEALVSGFTTGAAIHVLTSQIKDLLGLSLPPISGNFKLINTYIAILTDLSNVNHAAIMISLVTIAVLVVNNEWLKPKAAKRSSIPIPIELIAVVSGTLLSSYFAFEKQYAIKTIGHIPTGLPAPALPDIGLFKSLLLDSFTIAMVAYAVSVSMGLIFAQKQSYEIDFNQELLAMGASNVFGSFFSCMPFSASLSRSMIQFTVGGKTQIASVVSCSLLAVVLLWVGPFFEPLPRCVLGGIIVVSLKGLLVQVTHVGQFWRQSAIDAIVWVVTFLTVVVVAIDIGLLVGILLSVGCIFLRGMKPYTCLLENVPNTELYLDVNHYKGTVGIPGIKIFHYCGSLNFATRACFKTSLCRALEVNLTEMMKQLHSGEYKKPNLCCLVIDFTALTYIDPSAVSSLRSLLNDFEKLSIRVLTAGVSCPVYETMLKCRMIDGEENCQLFPTVHDAVHWAKECVSRDLGRAGTA; this is translated from the exons ATGAGCGGTGCAACGACCGATGGATTCACCAACTCTGGATACTGTGGTGATCTAATGGGGCAAAGCAAGACTAACCTTAGCCCGGAACTACCAAAGCTAAGCGTAACACGACCACCCTATCAACAGCAAGAATTGAACCAGAACTTGAGCTACACAAACGCCGAGGATGGGGTTTGTCGGGAGCTACTGGACAGTGCGAAACAATGCAGTGCCAGCAAATGTGCGCGAAGTGTGTTTCCAATCGTGGGATGGTTGTCGGAATACTCCTGGAGTCGCGACCTCATGTCGGACGTCATTAGTGGATGTACGGTTGCGGTGATGCATATTCCCCAGGGAATGGCATACGCAATGCTGGCACATGTTCCTCCGATCGTGGGAATTTATATGGCGTTCTTTCCGGTGCTAGTGTATTTTGTCCTGGGTACTTCAAGGCATAACTCAATGGGAACGTTTGCAGTCGTGACAATCATGGTGGGGAAATCAGTCCTTATGCATGCCTCCCACGAAGGGGAGCCTTCAAAGACTGTAATGACTGGGAATGGGACGCTTGGTGGTGTCGCAGGTGAAACTTTCGTTGGTAGAAGTCCAATTGAAGTCGCCACTGCAGTTTGCTTCACTGTTGGGATAATACag TTGATAATGTATGTCTGTCGGCTGGGTGTCATTTCATTTCTCCTCTCAGAGGCGCTCGTTTCCGGTTTCACCACAGGAGCCGCCATCCACGTGCTGACGTCACAGATAAAAGATCTGCTCGGATTATCGCTGCCTCCCATCAGCGGAAATTTTAAGCTCATCAAT ACTTATATCGCAATTCTCACCGATCTTAGCAATGTTAACCATGCGGCGATTATGATATCGTTGGTCACAATTGCGGTGCTAGTGGTAAACAACGAATGGTTGAAG CCGAAGGCCGCCAAAAGAAGTTCCATTCCGATCCCGATCGAGCTGATTGCGGTTGTCAGCGGTACGCTCTTGTCAAGTTATTTTGCGTTCGAGAAACAGTATGCCATCAAGACGATCGGACATATTCCCACGGGATTGCCAG CTCCTGCCCTGCCAGATATCGGTCTATTCAAGTCCCTGCTGCTGGACAGTTTCACCATCGCAATGGTAGCATACGCCGTGTCCGTTTCGATGGGTCTAATCTTCGCCCAGAAACAGAGCTACGAGATCGACTTCAACCAGGAGCTCCTGGCGATGGGAGCAAGCAACGTATTCGGTTCGTTCTTCTCCTGCATGCCCTTTTCGGCTTCACTTTCCCGTTCGATGATTCAGTTCACCGTTGGAGGGAAAACCCAGATCGCCTCGGTCGTATCCTGTTCCCTGCTGGCCGTGGTGCTCCTGTGGGTGGGTCCATTCTTCGAGCCACTTCCGAGATGTGTTCTGGGTGGGATTATTGTCGTTTCGCTGAAAGGACTGCTGGTGCAAGTGACACATGTTGGACAGTTTTGGCGCCAGAGTGCGATCGATGCGATCGTTTGGGTGGTGACGTTCCTGACTGTGGTTGTGGTGGCAATCGACATTGGGCTGCTGGTGGGGATTCTACTGAGCGTTGGCTGTATCTTCCTGCGCGGTATGAAGCCCTACACTTGTTTGCTTGAGAATGTTCCGAATACGGAATTGTATCTCGACGTAAATCACTACAAAGGG ACAGTAGGTATTCCGGGTATCAAAATCTTCCACTACTGCGGCAGCTTAAACTTTGCGACAAGAGCTTGCTTCAAAACGAGTTTGTGCCGAGCATTAGAGGTCAACCTAACTGAGATGATGAAACAGTTGCACAGTGGCGAATACAAAAAGCCAAACCTGTGCTGTTTAGTGATAGATTTTACAGCACTTACTTACATCGATCCATCGGCGGTGTCTTCGCTCAGATCGTTGTTGAACGATTTCGAAAAGCTGTCAATTCGGGTGCTGACGGCTGGAGTTTCCTGCCCGGTTTATGAAACTATGCTGAAATGTAGAATGATTGATGGCGAAGAGAATTGTCAATTGTTTCCAACGGTTCATGATGCGGTACACTGGGCCAAAGAATGCGTTTCCCGAGACTTGGGTAGAGCTGGAACAGCTTGA